The Leadbettera azotonutricia ZAS-9 genome has a window encoding:
- a CDS encoding 4Fe-4S binding protein, with the protein MQFSQVSKVDTSRWIKSIQGWSWIITILWITIANIWKPFGLYGLVCMFTPIIIALSGRGKMHCARVCPRGSFIRLFTKKISLGLTRPRFMNSRAFHWVLWGMMMGTFLGLFIYTAPQGVYVLGNTILVFMEVATGLAFIFGILFTPRAWCTVCPMGFTTGNLRTLLERKGKNGKGA; encoded by the coding sequence GTGCAATTTTCTCAAGTATCCAAAGTTGATACAAGCCGATGGATCAAAAGCATCCAGGGCTGGTCATGGATAATCACAATACTGTGGATAACTATTGCCAATATCTGGAAACCTTTCGGCCTGTACGGCCTTGTCTGTATGTTTACACCCATTATCATAGCTCTCTCGGGCCGGGGGAAAATGCATTGCGCCAGAGTCTGCCCCCGGGGTTCTTTTATCAGGTTGTTCACTAAAAAAATTTCTCTCGGGCTCACAAGGCCGCGCTTTATGAACTCCCGCGCTTTTCATTGGGTACTCTGGGGAATGATGATGGGAACTTTTTTAGGCCTTTTCATTTATACCGCTCCCCAGGGTGTTTATGTGCTTGGCAATACTATTCTTGTATTCATGGAAGTTGCCACCGGCTTAGCCTTTATTTTCGGTATTCTTTTTACGCCCCGCGCATGGTGTACCGTGTGTCCCATGGGATTTACTACAGGAAATCTGCGGACTCTGCTTGAAAGGAAGGGAAAAAATGGAAAAGGTGCATGA
- the epsC gene encoding serine O-acetyltransferase EpsC: MEKVHEIKTLVNLLLESYEDHAEIIKVDTGDQLNRSVIIETIDKLRALIFPGYFGKKNISTRSVEYYAGDLLEDIFFTLRPQIARSLNHSEEYQGLSDEIIDAKAEEITFAFLAKLPEIRNYLADDVTAAFDGDPAAFSRDEIISSYPGIYAIAVNRLAHVLYDLRVPLIPRIMTEHAHSVTGIDIHPGASIGHHFFIDHGTGIVIGETTTIGNFVKIYQGVTLGALSTRGGQVLKDVKRHPTIEDHVTIYSGASILGGATVVGEGVVIGSNAFVTKSVPEKTKVSVKNPELQFKTDKQHYSEPQEFQQAEFWDWVI; this comes from the coding sequence ATGGAAAAGGTGCATGAGATAAAGACGCTGGTGAATCTTCTGCTTGAGAGTTATGAGGATCATGCGGAAATCATCAAGGTTGATACAGGGGATCAACTGAACCGGAGCGTTATAATAGAAACTATTGATAAACTGCGGGCTCTCATTTTTCCTGGTTACTTCGGCAAGAAAAATATTTCAACCCGTTCGGTGGAATATTATGCGGGGGATCTTCTGGAAGATATTTTTTTTACCCTTAGACCCCAAATCGCCCGTTCGCTCAATCACAGTGAGGAGTACCAGGGACTGAGCGACGAGATTATAGATGCCAAAGCAGAAGAAATCACCTTTGCATTTCTGGCCAAACTGCCCGAGATACGCAATTACCTTGCCGATGATGTTACCGCTGCCTTTGACGGCGACCCTGCGGCATTCAGCAGGGACGAGATTATTTCTTCATATCCGGGGATCTATGCGATTGCCGTTAACCGTTTGGCCCATGTGCTTTACGATCTCCGGGTCCCCCTGATTCCCCGCATTATGACCGAGCATGCCCACAGCGTTACGGGCATCGACATACATCCTGGCGCATCCATTGGGCATCATTTTTTTATTGATCATGGTACAGGAATTGTAATTGGCGAAACCACTACCATTGGAAATTTTGTAAAGATATACCAGGGCGTTACCCTTGGCGCGCTCTCTACCAGAGGCGGTCAGGTTTTAAAGGATGTTAAACGTCATCCCACTATAGAAGATCATGTTACCATTTACTCGGGGGCTTCCATACTTGGAGGCGCCACCGTGGTCGGCGAGGGCGTGGTAATCGGCAGCAATGCCTTTGTTACCAAGTCTGTGCCGGAGAAAACCAAGGTAAGCGTTAAAAACCCCGAATTGCAGTTCAAGACCGATAAACAGCATTACTCCGAACCCCAGGAATTCCAGCAGGCGGAATTCTGGGATTGGGTGATATAG